The genomic DNA CGTCCGGCTGGAAACCGTGAAGGCAAACGGCTCCCTGATCAGAGTGATCTGTACTCAATACCCCCCCCCGGAACACCTATACGTGGTTATTGAATACCACAACTCAATATAGACGCTCTGAAACGCGTGATCACCACGAGCCGCTGGAATTAGACGCGAAGTCCGTCGGTTACAACTTACCCGACCACTTCCCGGATAAGCACAGTCGCGTAGGCGCCGGCTGGCAGGGAGAACCCGAGCTGCAATTGATTGCGCACCGGCCAGTGCCAGGCCAGGTCGGATACGCGCAGCCGCAGGGCACGCCGGGCGGCCTTCATCCGGGCCCGCGCCAGCCCGGCCTGCCAGATGGGCGCCGCCTCGAGGACAGCCTGCTCCAGCGCCGCGACATCCGCTGTCGGCTGAACATTGCCCTCACCGGCCAACGGCCCGGTGGGGTGGATCTCCAGGCGGGCACAACGGCCGTCCAGCGCCGGGTCGTCCGCCGCCGTTTCGAACACCGCTCCGCGCCCGTCGAGCATGGCCAGTTCGCCGGGCAGAATCCGGTGCCAGCTGCCACCCCTGACCCGCTGCGCCAGCACCCGGTTGAATAACTCCGAACGCACGCTGGAGAGCAGCAGGCCCCGGAGCTTACGGTCCCGTGGGGGGCGCCCGCCTTCGAACCAGACAGTGGCCTGGGCCAGGTTGCCGCCGCCGCGACCAAATCGCTGGCTGCCGAAGTAATTGGGCACGCCGCATTGGCTGATCCGGTATAGGCGGCGGGCCACCGCCTCCGGGTCGGCATCGCAGTCGCGCAGCGTCAACAGGAAGCGGTTGCCCTTGAGTGCGCCGGTACGCAACTTGCGTTCGTGCCGGCGGGCGATGAGGATCCGGCAGTCGTCCAGGGGACCAGGCCCCGGGCCGATAGGCAGATTGCGGCCCGGGGCGTAGAGACTGAACCACTGCCGCGTCACGGCGTGTTTGTCCTTCAGGCCGGCGAAGGAAACGTCCCTGGGGTGAACGCCGGCCGCCCGAGCCAGGGCCTGGGCCACCTGCGCGGTGTTCACCCCCCGTTTCTCCACCCAAAGCCAGAGGTGCTCACCGATACCGCAGGGTGCGAGGCCGGTGATCTCCTCTACGATGAAATCCTCGGGATGGGCCTTCAGCCGGGCCTGGCCCAGCGGACCACCCCAGGCGTGGGGTAACTCGGCGGGGGCGTCAGCGCTCAAAAAAACCTTCCCGGGCGATCAGCACCACGGCCGTGGCCGCAATGCCCTCGCCCCGCCCGGTGAAACCCATCTTCTCCGTGGTGGTGGCTTTCACGTTCACCGCCGCAGGCGCCACCCCGAGGTCCGCCGCGACGCGGTCGCGCATGGCCTCCACGTAGGGCGCCATGCGCGGGCGCTGCGCGATCAGCGTGGCGTCGGCATTGATCACCCGCCAGCCGCCCGCCTGCACCCGTTCCAGCGCATCACGCAGCAACACGCGGCTGTCGATGCCCTTGTAGGCGGGGTCGGAGTCGGGGAAGTGCTTACCCAGGTCCCCTTCACCGGCGGCGCCCAGCAGTGCGTCGGTCACCGCGTGCATCAGCACATCGCCGTCGGAGTGCGCGGCGAGGCCGCGTTCGTGGGGGACCTGCACACCGCCCAGGATCAACGGTGTGCCGGGCTCACCGAATCGATGGGCGTCAACGCCCTGTCCTACCCGGATCATGCCTGCTTTCCTCTCTTTTGCCACCGCCCGAGCGATGGCATCGGTAACCGCGCCGGGCCCATGCAGCCCGGCGTTCAGTGTTGCTGCGCCTGAAGTA from Alkalispirillum mobile includes the following:
- the ispF gene encoding 2-C-methyl-D-erythritol 2,4-cyclodiphosphate synthase, giving the protein MIRVGQGVDAHRFGEPGTPLILGGVQVPHERGLAAHSDGDVLMHAVTDALLGAAGEGDLGKHFPDSDPAYKGIDSRVLLRDALERVQAGGWRVINADATLIAQRPRMAPYVEAMRDRVAADLGVAPAAVNVKATTTEKMGFTGRGEGIAATAVVLIAREGFFER
- the truD gene encoding tRNA pseudouridine(13) synthase TruD; its protein translation is MSADAPAELPHAWGGPLGQARLKAHPEDFIVEEITGLAPCGIGEHLWLWVEKRGVNTAQVAQALARAAGVHPRDVSFAGLKDKHAVTRQWFSLYAPGRNLPIGPGPGPLDDCRILIARRHERKLRTGALKGNRFLLTLRDCDADPEAVARRLYRISQCGVPNYFGSQRFGRGGGNLAQATVWFEGGRPPRDRKLRGLLLSSVRSELFNRVLAQRVRGGSWHRILPGELAMLDGRGAVFETAADDPALDGRCARLEIHPTGPLAGEGNVQPTADVAALEQAVLEAAPIWQAGLARARMKAARRALRLRVSDLAWHWPVRNQLQLGFSLPAGAYATVLIREVVG